From a region of the Drosophila virilis strain 15010-1051.87 chromosome 3, Dvir_AGI_RSII-ME, whole genome shotgun sequence genome:
- the RpL26 gene encoding large ribosomal subunit protein uL24: protein MKLNKFVSSSRRKNRKRHFQAPSHIRRRLMSAPLSKELRQKYNVRSMPIRRDDEVQVIRGHNKGSQVGKVVQAYRKKFVVYIEKIQRENANGTNVYVGIHPSKVLIVKLKLDKDRKAILERRSKGRLAALGKDKGKYTEETAAQPMETA from the coding sequence ATGAAATTGAACAAGTTTGTGTCGTCGTCGCGCAGGAAGAACCGCAAGCGTCACTTCCAGGCTCCCTCACACATCCGCCGTCGCCTGATGTCCGCCCCCCTCTCAAAGGAGCTGCGTCAGAAGTACAACGTGCGCTCTATGCCCATTCGCCGTGACGACGAGGTTCAGGTGATCCGTGGTCACAACAAGGGCAGCCAGGTGGGCAAGGTGGTGCAGGCGTACCGCAAGAAGTTCGTCGTTTACATTGAGAAGATCCAGCGTGAGAATGCCAACGGCACCAATGTCTATGTTGGCATTCATCCCAGCAAAGTGCTGATTGTTAAGCTGAAGCTCGACAAGGATCGCAAGGCCATTTTGGAGCGTCGCAGCAAGGGACGTTTGGCTGCATTGGGCAAGGACAAGGGCAAATACACCGAGGAGACTGCCGCTCAGCCCATGGAGACAGCGTAA
- the CSN1b gene encoding COP9 signalosome complex subunit 1b, producing the protein MPVLPMPPLMQNAVEPMQVDAPPNEDNENNEEHQIVVENPTIDLEVYANQYTGIARLDRLIYVADVCPLLALEALKMAITYVQSTYNVKVYQMLHKRLADLQAAAGVAGAAAAVVAGGDQAAGAAAAVAVAALPDIAAQPVAAAAAQANATSAGGEKDAFAYDAVWVDAKMKKAALKLEKLDSDLKNYKSNSIKESIRRGHDDLADHYLSCGDLTNALKCYSRARDYCTSGKHVVNMCLNVIKVSIYLKNWAHVLSYISKAESTPDFSEGSKEANAQVHTRLECAAGLAELQQKKYKVAAKHFLAANFDHCDFPEMISTSNVAVYGGLCALATFDRPELKRLVIASTSFKLFLELEPQLRDIIFKFYESKYASCLTLLDEIRDNLLVDMYIAPHVSILYTKIRNRALIQYFSPYMSADMHKMATAFNSTVGDLENEVMQLILDGQIQARIDSHNKILYAKEADQRNSTFERALLMGKQYQRHTRMLILRAAMLKSHIHVKSVSRETGSNHGAELCVSAGSSTTAQLARI; encoded by the exons ATGCCCGTGCTGCCTATGCCGCCGCTTATGCAG AATGCCGTGGAGCCAATGCAAGTGGATGCGCCACCGAACGAAGACAATGAAAACAATGAAGAGCATCAAATTGTGGTTGAAAATCCGACAATCGATCTGGAGGTATATGCCAATCAATATACGGGCATCGCGCGTCTCGATCGCCTGATTTATGTGGCCGACGTTTGCCCACTTCTGGCCCTGGAGGCACTCAAAATGGCCATCACCTACGTGCAGTCCACCTACAACGTGAAGGTCTATCAGATGCTGCACAAGCGTTTGGCTGATCTACAAGCGGCTGCTGGAGTTGCGGGTGCGGCTGCTGCCGTTGTCGCAGGCGGTGATCAAGCAGccggcgctgctgccgctgttgcagttgccgctcTGCCCGACATCGCTGCACAGCCggtagcagcagctgcagctcaggCGAATGCCACCAGCGCTGGCGGCGAGAAGGATGCCTTTGCCTATGACGCTGTCTGGGTAGATGCCAAAATGAAGAAGGCGGCTCTCAAACTGGAGAAACTGGACTCGGATCTGAAAAACTATAAATCGAATTCCATCAAGGAGAGCATCCGACGCGGACACGACGATCTGGCCGATCATTACCTGAGCTGTGGCGATCTGACCAATGCTCTAAAGTGTTATTCGCGTGCGCGTGATTATTGCACCAGTGGGAAGCATGTGGTCAATATGTGCCTGAATGTTATCAAGGTGTCCATTTACTTAAAGAACTGGGCGCATGTCTTGAGCTACATATCGAAGGCAGAGAGTACGCCCGACTTTTCCGAGGGCTCCAAGGAGGCCAATGCACAGGTGCACACGCGCCTGGAGTGCGCCGCCGGCTTAGCCGAGCTGCAGCAAAAGAAATACAAAGTGGCGGCTAAGCATTTTCTGGCAGCCAACTTTGATCATTGTGACTTTCCAGAAATGATCTCCACCAGCAATGTGGCCGTCTACGGCGGCCTCTGCGCCTTGGCCACCTTTGATCGGCCGGAGCTAAAGCGTCTGGTAATTGCTTCCACCTCGTTCAAGCTGTTCCTCGAGCTGGAGCCGCAGCTGCGTGATATTATCTTCAAGTTTTACGAGAGCAAATACGCCAGCTGCCTAACGTTGCTCGACGAGATTCGCGACAACCTGCTGGTGGACATGTACATAGCCCCACACGTCAGCATACTCTACACGAAGATACGCAACCGTGCGCTAATCCAATACTTCAGCCCATATATGTCCGCTGATATGCACAAAATGGCCACGGCCTTCAACTCGACCGTGGGCGATCTGGAGAACGAGGTGATGCAGCTCATACTGGACGGCCAGATTCAGGCGCGCATCGACTCGCACAACAAGATACTCTACGCCAAGGAGGCCGATCAGCGCAACAGCACCTTCGAGCGCGCCCTGCTCATGGGCAAACAATATCAGCGCCACACCCGCATGCTTATACTGCGCGCTGCCATGCTCAAGAGCCACATCCATGTGAAGAGCGTCTCCCGCGAGACTGGCAGCAATCATGGCGCCGAGCTTTGCGTCTCCGCGGGCTCCAGCACAACCGCACAACTGGCTCGCATCTAA
- the LOC6624136 gene encoding gametocyte-specific factor 1 homolog translates to MASTSRFDDFVSCPYNKAHIVLRGRLTKHLVRCSRNPENLNKLLVCPFNESHRFDAQQLQAHIKICPERAGLERHAQKEEQPLVAEPVSQVSIECEEDWDNEPDAPTYDPSAYCEENLVIRSSGLHGQSKSVRRDFRAKERRRFAEKQ, encoded by the exons ATGGCGTCCACAAGTCGATTTGACGATTTCGTCTCATGTCCGTACAACAAGGCGCATATTGTGCTCCGCGGACGCCTGACAAAGCATTTGGTGCGCTGCAGCCGCAATCCGGAGAACCTGAACAAATTGCTGGTCTGCCCCTTCAACGAGAGCCATCGCTTTGACGCACAACAGTTGCAG GCGCACATAAAAATATGTCCGGAACGTGCCGGCTTAGAGCGGCATGCACAGAAAGAGGAGCAGCCGCTGGTGGCGGAGCCTGTTAGCCAAGTTTCGATCGAATGTGAAGAGGATTGGGACAACGAACCGGATGCGCCCACCTACGATCCGAGTGCCTATTGTGAGGAGAACTTGGTGATACGCTCAAGCGGCCTACACGGGCAATCCAAGAGCGTGCGCCGAGATTTTCGGGCCAAGGAACGCCGACGTTTTgctgaaaaacaataa
- the arx gene encoding gametocyte-specific factor 1 homolog: METDPNEMIYCPYNKAHKMLRKKLQQHILKCRELYKDEIELLVCPFNKAHLIPEPDFLAHTRSCIDRKIIAHYQHSAPAELTEDTRHEKIETEENWDDDDVPDYNPQLYVATANVVREPNGMFPSQRKAFIKAERKRLLGQDSDDEANEKTQSRGGPGKATCQTSQRSAPYKLPNRQR, from the exons atggaAACGGATCCAAATGAAATGATTTATTGTCCCTATAACAAGGCACATAAAATGCTGCGCAAAAAACTGCAACAACATATACTGAAATGTCGGGAGCTGTACAAAGACGAGATTGAGCTGCTTGTGTGTCCATTCAACAAAGCGCATCTTATACCAGAGCCAGATTTTCTA GCACACACAAGATCATGCATCGATCGCAAAATCATTGCGCATTATCAGCACAGTGCACCCGCTGAGCTGACGGAAGATACAAGACACGAAAAAATCGAAACGGAAGAAAACTGGGATGACGACGATGTGCCCGACTATAATCCACAGTTGTACGTTGCCACGGCAAATGTTGTCCGTGAGCCGAACGGCATGTTCCCCTCACAGCGCAAGGCATTCATCAAGGCGGAGCGGAAGCGTTTGCTGGGCCAAGACAGCGACGACGAAGCCAACGAGAAGACCCAAAGCAGAGGAGGACCAGGCAAAGCCACTTGTCAGACATCGCAACGCTCGGCGCCCTACAAGTTGCCAAATCGCCAGCGCTAA
- the LOC6624016 gene encoding corepressor interacting with RBPJ 1, translating into MGKGFNNYMCKKFFHPASRDNLKRVWMAEQQAEAYKKKQEELRTQYEKEQNLHENKAMLSKDSKDKLSVNFMYEPPPGVRKEREKDDAEPEYKFEWQRKYNAPRESYCKGDTEIRDQPFGIQVRNVRCLKCHKWGHINTDKECSMYSISMSEARKLHSESEANDIMSKNVLEEQMKEDGLMMKRSALELQSIKAVQQRHQLVPSDEEDEATRAAKQQNPELLFLKSLSKKQKLKLLKKLEKIERMKRKGERKSIKSSKKKSKKDSKKLKNKKSTESNNDSSSSSSSSSSDSDSGPADQNKRQKHNHKSRERSHSRSKNREQRVLGRERSHSRSGHTNGSKAAAEERHKASRDNHHHSNGQRERSRSPNREERTRQRRQRSRSGDNRRERDREHKKRERH; encoded by the exons atgggcAAGGGCTTCAACAATTATATGTGCAAGAAATTCTTTCATCCTGCCTCACGGGACAACCTCAAGCGG GTATGGATGGCGGAGCAGCAGGCTGAGGCATATAAGAAGAAGCAGGAGGAGCTGCGCACACAGTATGAGAAGGAGCAGAATCTGCACGAGAACAAGGCCATGCTCAGCAAGGACAGCAAAGACAAGCTGAGCGTTAATTTTATGTATGAGCCGCCGCCTGGCGTGCGCAAGGAGCGGGAAAAGGACGACGCCGAGCCGGAATACAAGTTTGAATGGCAGCGCAAATACAATGCGCCTCGCGAATCCTATTGCAAGGGCGACACCGAAATTCGGGATCAGCCCTTTGGCATTCAGGTGCGCAACGTGCGCTGCCTCAAGTGCCACAAATGGGGACACATCAACACGGACAAGGAGTGCAGCATGTACAGCATATCGATGAGCGAGGCGCGCAAGCTGCACTCGGAGTCGGAGGCCAACGACATCATGTCCAAGAATGTGCTCGAGGAGCAAATGAAGGAAGATGGCCTGATGATGAAGCGTTCGGCCCTGGAGCTGCAAAGCATCAAGGCTGTGCAGCAGCGCCACCAGCTGGTGCCCAGCGACGAGGAGGACGAGGCGACGCGTGCCGCCAAGCAACAGAATCCCGAGCTGCTGTTCCTCAAATCGCTGAGCAAGAAACAAAAGCTAAAACTGCTCAAGAAACTGGAGAAAATTGAGCGCATGAAGCGCAAGGGTGAAAGGAAATCAATCAAATCTTCCAAAAAGAAGTCCAAAAAGGACAGCAAAAAGCTGAAGAACAAAAAGTCGACCGAGAGCAACAACGACAGCTCATCCTCCTCTTCCTCCTCGTCATCCGACTCGGACAGCGGACCAGCTGACCAAAACAAGCGCCAAAAACACAACCACAAAAGCAGAGAGAGATCGCATTCCCGCAGCAAAAACAGGGAGCAACGCGTTCTTGGACGCGAACGTTCCCACAGCCGAAGTGGTCACACCAATGGCTCCAAAGCAGCTGCAGAGGAACGGCACAAAGCCAGCAGAGACAATCATCATCATAGCAATGGCCAACGCGAAAGATCACGTAGCCCAAACAGAGAGGAGCGAACCAGGCAAAGGCGACAGCGTTCGCGCAGCGGCGACAATCGCCGGGAGCGGGATCGGGAACACAAAAAACGCGAGAGACATTAG